The following DNA comes from Paenibacillus crassostreae.
CGGATAGGAGCAACTCATTCCCGCCAGAAATAACCGTTACTTCTGCTGGTAATTTCAAGTCACTTACAAGCAATGATTCCCCGATATTCATATCACTAATATCAAACTCTACCGCATTCGGCAAATGTCTTGGCAAAGCCTCTATCTCAACAAACTCGCTTTGAATTTGAACTACTCCACCTTGCTTAGTACCAATTGGCGTACCTTTGACTTTCACCGCAAGCTTTGTACGTACGATCTCGTTGGTCTGTACTTGTTGGAAATCAACATGTAACAAATCCCTAGTTACTGGATCACGTTGTAGATCTTCTAATAATACAGATAAGGACTCTTTCCCCTCAAGTTGCAATTCAATAAAACCAACTGCGCCTCGTTTTAACCATTTCTGAAAATCTATCGTTGAAATATGAATCATCTCATTTTCTGTATTTCTACCAAAAACAACACCGGGTAAGCGGCCTCCTTTACGTAGATTACGAAGTCCAGATGTATTCAAATGTGTGCGTTCTTCAGCTTGAAATAATGTTGTCATGATCTATTCGCTCCTCTTTATGATATGATCTTTGCGCTTTTTGAGTAGTCGCTGGATCTTCCCCGACTAGGGATAAAGAGAGAAACATAGCATCACCACCTCCAAGTCCTTCCATATAATATAAGACATTTAATGTAAAAACCCATATATATACAGTAAGGCACCCCACTCAAAAAGAGTGGAATGCCTATAGGTTTCCTTTAACCTTATCATATAGCTGGTACCTTGTCGAACTTGAATTACCGTCATCATTCATTTAGGATTTCCTGCACTACCTGTAACAGCTCCAGTGGACTAAATGGCTTGGGAATAAACCTTCTTACTCCGGCTTCCAAGGCCTTGGTCCGATCTGCATCTTGAGCCTTAGCTGTCAACATTAGAATGGGCGTCCGCGCTCTCTGTTCTTTAGACAGCTGTTCTAACACTTCCATCCCCGTTAGTTCTGGCATCATATAGTCTAAAAGTATCAAATCGTATTCGGTTTCTGCCAATTTCTCTAACGCAACTTTTCCATCCTGCGCAATCTCAATTTGTACGTCTAAATCTTCCAAGGTGTCTGATATTAACAACCGAAGGATTTCTTCATCATCGACAATCAATATTTTCTTCATAGAACCTCCAGAATTTATTATTTTCTACATATTTTCTGCACTAATCGTTCAACTCTCGATACTAACTCGGACATTTGGAAAGGTTTAACTATATAATCATCGGCCCCAAGTTGAAGCGCATGAATAATATCCGTCTGGTTGCTTCTACCTGTTAACATGGCAACAACAATATTACTTTCAGGATATTCATAGCGGATTCTCTTCAACACCTCTACGCCATCCGTTTCCGGCATAATCCCATCTAACAGAATAATATATTTTTCT
Coding sequences within:
- a CDS encoding response regulator, with the translated sequence MKKILIVDDEEILRLLISDTLEDLDVQIEIAQDGKVALEKLAETEYDLILLDYMMPELTGMEVLEQLSKEQRARTPILMLTAKAQDADRTKALEAGVRRFIPKPFSPLELLQVVQEILNE
- a CDS encoding 50S ribosomal protein L25, which produces MTTLFQAEERTHLNTSGLRNLRKGGRLPGVVFGRNTENEMIHISTIDFQKWLKRGAVGFIELQLEGKESLSVLLEDLQRDPVTRDLLHVDFQQVQTNEIVRTKLAVKVKGTPIGTKQGGVVQIQSEFVEIEALPRHLPNAVEFDISDMNIGESLLVSDLKLPAEVTVISGGNELLLSVVKP